One stretch of Scophthalmus maximus strain ysfricsl-2021 chromosome 12, ASM2237912v1, whole genome shotgun sequence DNA includes these proteins:
- the si:cabz01101003.1 gene encoding ubiquitin carboxyl-terminal hydrolase CYLD, with protein sequence MSGAHEQGRRRRPPRTFVISTHLRVQDRLDGTIRLRRGFMCQEPAEGRSRGGDWLWVKVLDSGLVVKVERRFLLDVPSEFSGLLEPVSDPDARLKLLNNPIILQQLVALQADAPLWVQRGQQDELLEAELKYVGPLTRGSSSVFFGVQLKGSAAGKGVSNGSFRGQRLFTCPDACALFLPASDIRLRHWTSRNGSVAQERGRERDHRHPSNGHQSNDSRPSHHHLQQQSRHISFHQPPPSGAPQPLAPVFLPQTAESAPIAAQVQTQVRRSASAPLLHVGQRVCFPLEDTLYGGEVLYYGEVRFCGVLPSRSSSGTYVGVLLDAPVGNWDGLHQGEKLCHIPSVLYGLLLPINSVSSVSPETTSQRHTPPQQRPKPILKPAPFPDTKPAATSPPAFAPKLAIMPPSKPAPKPPPLPPPKPALKPLSPLKPLPPPLPLPKLRSPTSPTVTEQLQHTNGVHGPASPLPYPDPPDAVGEDGEALEVGSMVEVNDPPIFGVICWIGRISGIHEPVAGIELDQELSAGTDGSYLGERHFRCPANKGLFVKLRNCRRDSRFPAPETPINQVERCNSIAFAEWGSERVEEDTPPVDGDEARERYQGWKRGIQGHLNSCYLDATLFSLFSVCSSADWILFWPCDIDPTSCQAQDLLRCEVVNPLRRFGYVCASKTMALRRLLEAADRNTGFTSQEKDPEEFLNRLFQLLRVEPLLKIRSMTQQPQECHLYQLFPPAIPPSPPSPHSPGDSPPPLSLPSSSRMRVAGVQTLLESSFLNAGLKFVEAPSCLLLLMPRFGKDFKMFDAIFPTLSLDITDLLDDTLRQCSICQAVAQWECLQCYTDVDITPGRLKQFCPTCNTQVHSHRKRTSHSPVKVGVPAGPWPSSLHCARQTMSLFAVTSIETSHYVSFIRHGPLPTDWMFFDSMADREGGENGFNVPRVMACPEVGRYLGLSEEELSRVDPASLREPARRLLCDSYMCLYHSPELSLYK encoded by the exons ATGTCCGGGGCTCACGAGCAGGGCAGGAGGCGCCGCCCCCCCAGAACCTTCGTGATCTCGACCCACCTGCGGGTCCAGGACCGACTGGACGGAACCATCCGCCTGCGGCGGGGGTTCATGTGCCAGGAGCCGGCGGAAGGCAGGAGCCGAGGGGGCGACTGGCTCTGGGTCAAG GTGCTGGACAGCGGCCTGGTGGTGAAGGTCGAGCGCAGGTTCCTGCTCGACGTCCCGTCCGAGTTCAGCGGTCTGTTGGAGCCAGTGTCTGATCCGGACGCTCGTCTGAAGCTTCTAA ACAACCCGATaatcctgcagcagctggtggcGCTGCAGGCTGACGCCCCCCTGTGGGTCCAGAGGGGCCAACAGGACGAGCTGCTGGAGGCGGAGCTCAAGTACGTGGGACCTCTGACCCgtggcagcagctctgtgttctTTGGGGTTCAACTGAAG GGTTCAGCGGCAGGTAAAGGAGTGAGCAACGGTTCCTTCAGAGGCCAGCGGCTCTTCACCTGCCCCGACGCCTGCGCCCTGTTCCTCCCGGCCAGCGACATCCGGCTTCGCCACTGGACGAGCAGAAACGGTTCTGTTGCACAGGAGCGAGGCCGCGAGCGAGACCATCGTCACCCCAGCAACGGTCACCAGAGCAACGACAGCCGCCCAAGTCACCATCATCTTCAGCAGCAGAGTCGTCATATCAGTTTCCACCAGCCTCCTCCCAGCGGCGCTCCTCAGCCGCTCGCTCCCGTGTTCCTCCCTCAAACCGCGGAGTCAGCGCCTATCGCCGCTCAAGTCCAGACCCAGGTCCGCCGCTCTGCGTCAGCTCCGCTGCTCCACGTGGGCCAGCGGGTGTGTTTCCCCCTGGAGGACACGCTCTACGGCGGGGAGGTACTCTACTACGGGGAGGTGCGCTTCTGCGGCGTCCTGCCCAGCCGCTCCTCGTCTGGGACGTATGTCGGCGTCCTGCTG gaCGCTCCGGTCGGGAACTGGGACGGACTTCACCAGGGAGAGAAGCTCTGTCACATTCCTTCAGTCCTCTACGGACTTTTACTGCCAATCAACAGCGTTTCCTCAG TGTCTCCAGAGACGACGTCCCAGCGTCACACTCCTCCTCAACAACGACCAAAACCCATCCTGAAGCCGGCGCCGTTCCCCGACACCAAACCAGCTGCTACTTCACCACCCGCCTTCGCTCCCAAGCTCGCCATAATGCCGCCCTCCAAACCAGCGCCGAAGCCTCCTCCACTGCCGCCGCCCAAACCCGCCCTGAAGCCTCTTTCCCCCCTGAAgcctctgcccccccctctgccACTGCCCAAACTCCGCAGTCCAACGTCGCCCACGGTTACAGAGCAACTGCAACACACCAACGGCGTCCACGGCCCCGCCTCCCCACTGCCGTATCCAGATCCCCCGGACGCCGTAGGGGAGGACGGAGAGGCGCTGGAGGTGGGCTCCATGGTCGAGGTCAACGACCCCCCCATCTTCGGGGTCATCTGCTGGATCGGGAGGATCAGTGGGATCCATGAGCCGGTGGCCGGAATCGAGCTG GACCAGGAGCTGTCTGCGGGGACGGACGGCAGTTACCTCGGTGAGCGACACTTCCGCTGTCCGGCCAATAAGGGGCTGTTCGTCAAGCTGCGCAATTGTAGGAGGGACTCCAGGTTCCCCGCCCCCGAGACACCCATCAATCAAGTGGAGCGCTGCAACTCCATAG cgtTTGCCGAGTGGGGCAGCGAGCGTGTGGAGGAGGACACGCCTCCCGTGGACGGAGACGAGGCCAGAGAACGGTACCAGGGCTGGAAGAGAGGGATCCAGGGTCACTTGAACTCCTGCTACCTGGACGCTACGCTGTTCAG tctgttcTCCGTCTGTAGTTCTGCAGACTGGATTTTGTTCTGGCCGTGTGACATTGACCCGACGTCCTGTCAGGCTCAGGACCTGCTGCGCTGTGAGGTCGTCAACCCCCTTCGAAG GTTCGGCTACGTGTGTGCAAGCAAGACCATGGCCCTGAGGCGTCTGCTGGAGGCGGCGGACAGAAACACGGGCTTCACCAGCCAGGagaaag aTCCTGAAGAATTCCTCAACAGGCTCTTCCAGCTCCTCCGAGTTGAGCCGCTCCTCAAGATCAg GTCCATGACCCAGCAGCCTCAGGAGTGTCACCTCTACCAGCTCTTCCCGCCCgccatccccccctcccccccctcaccccattCCCCGggcgactcccccccccctctctccctgccctcGTCCAGTCGGATGAGAGTCGCCGGCGTCCAAACGCTGCTCGAGTCCTCCTTCCTCAACGCCGGCCTCAAGTTTGTTGAG gctccttcctgtctcctgctgctcATGCCCCGGTTTGGGAAGGACTTCAAAATGTTTGACGCCATCTTTCCGACTCTCAGCCTGGACATCACCGACCTGCTGGACGACA CTCTGAGGCAGTGCAGCATCTGTCAGGCTGTGGCCCAGTGGGAGTGTCTGCAGTGTTACACTGACGTGGACATCACGCCGGGTCGGCTCAAACAGTTCTGCCccacctgcaacacacag GTCCACAGTCACAGGAAGAGGACGTCCCACAGCCCGGTGAAGGTCGGCGTTCCTGCGGGACCGTGGCCCAGCTCTCTGCACTGCGCCCGCCAGACGATGTCTCTCTTCGCCGTGACGAGCATCGAGACGAGTCACTACGTGAGCTTTATCAGACACGGACCGCTCCCCACCGACTGGATGTTCTTTGACAGTATGGCCGACAGAGAAG GTGGCGAGAATGGCTTCAACGTCCCCCGGGTGATGGCGTGTCCCGAGGTGGGTCGTTACCTCGGCCTatcagaggaggagctgagccGAGTGGACCCTGCCTCACTACGGGAGCCGGCGCGCCGCCTGCTGTGTGACTCCTACATGTGTCTGTACCACAGTCCTGAGCTCAGCCTGTACAAGTGA